The Glycine soja cultivar W05 chromosome 15, ASM419377v2, whole genome shotgun sequence region GCATCTACAGATTCAATGATCTGCATTATGCTACTCTTTTTTTGTAGAGGGCTAATTTTGTCATGTTATTATtcctttgaaatattaatttactggaattttttgtttaaaaactagTAGAAGAATGACAAGTTAGAATTCAGATGGTCAATTTAggagtttatttaaaaaataaaaagtattattatCATTGATTAGATTTAAATGGTGTTGTCTTCCCTGTGCTCCCTTGAACTATGTACTTGAATTTACAGTCCTTCGTTACTGTGATTGTTCTTGCCCTTGGTGTCACACAAGGAGATCTTGGGAGGTTGACATCCTTTTGACCTGCACAATCCTGTGGACCTTTTCTTGCTGTAATTTACTCTTTGGAACTCGGTGCGGAAGTTACAATTGGCTGCGGTTGGAAATTGATACTTAAATGCAATTTCTACATGTTAGACTAGTAGTTGATGGAAGTTTGGAAACAGATTAAAGAAAAACTCCTTTTAAATAGGATGTATAATATACATCCACTTGACCTAATTTAAAGtgtattatgattttaatttactaaactTTAATAGTATTCACTCTTAAATATTAACTCGTATAATATGTACCAGTATGACAACAAAGTATCAATCCTTCTACTACCTATAACCCATGTTTTACCACCATCACTGTAACGCCTTGCCTACTAGTGTCATTGATTTTACCATTACACCATTATCATCAACGTCAACGTCTTAGCATGCGCCTTGTGATGTTAATATTGATGGAAATCATCTTGTAGTGCATTATTgacattcataaataaaaatatttaacggGTAGGGagtaaaattttgagaaaatgcATACCATAGATTTGAACGCAATTATGTTCTTCACAAAAATTGGGAACAAAATTTGCGGCAAATTATAAACTATAATTTCATTTGACGAACAATGATTAGATTTCCAATTCATTCATTGCTTAAAAGTAGCCGAGAGAGAGAAGcgaattataaaaaacaataatcaaCCAAACCTAGGGCGCAATTTATCAAAGTAGTGATTAACACATTTGCAAGCCACGAAGCAACATACTCAACTTTCAAAAATCTGACAATAATGCAGTCAACTAAAATTCTGTTCTAACACCTCAAGAAATGCAAGAGTTCTGATATTAACTTGAAGAGCATCAAAAGGCCACCATTCTCTTTGGCATCGAAAGTAAAATATAGCAACTCCAGTCGTATACCATACGAAGTTTAAAGTCTTCTACCCCTTCTACCACTCTTTCTACGTGTACTATCCGAAGGAATGGGAGTAACATCCTCTGGAGAATCAAGAAACattaatcaatcaaataattaattaacatttaacaataaaagacaaacaaatgaaatcaataaaagaatgggaaatacaatgaatattaaaaaaaaactcagtaAACAAGACATTTAAGGGGCAAATCAAGTGAACTAAGGGTTCCTTAAAAAGGCAGATACCTATACGACCAATTTTCATTCCTGAACGTGCAAGGGCTCGAAGAGCTGATTGAGCACCAGGACCAGGTGTTTTGGTCTTGTTTCCACCAGTGGCACGGAGCCTGATATGAAGAGCAGTTATGCCCAGTTCCTGCTCCAaaacaaattgaaatgataCATCAAGCTTTGACAGCTTCACAGAAAATAACATCCTGCTGCTACAGTGATTTCACAGAGCAAAATCATTGAAAAAGATTGGCCAGTGATACTGGCTAACAAACAGGATGATCAAATTGGAATTCTATCAAATTCATAAAGAAAGCAAAAATTCTACGTTAAGAGGCCCACTGACCTTACATCTGGCAGCAACATCCTGTGCTGCAAGCATAGCAGCATATGGAGATGATTCATCTCTGTCAGCTTTAACTTTCATCCCACCTGAAGATAGAAAACAAAGACATAAGTAAATTACAGCAGTTTTCCGGTATCCACTAAAAAAGAAAGACTCAACCCAAATTCATTTATTGGTGAACCATGTTAGCTAGGTTATATACAAATGAATCCCCAGTTTTCTAGTATCCGTTCTAAAGAAAGATTcaaccaaaattaatttattggagAAAAATGTTAGCATGGTGATATACAAATGAATCCCCAGTTTTCCTGTATCCATTCTAAAAAAAGATTcaaccaaaattaatttattggagAAGAATGTTAGCTTGGTGATATACAAATAGATACGAAGTTATATGAATAGAAAACtccaaaaatattaagaatatgCAAAACAGAACActaagtgcatgtttggatgagggttgacaaaattgatgattttgaagtgaaGTGATTTATGTTTGGATGTTTTCATTACAAAATCAAGTTAGGAATAAAACTtggtataaattttttgatacaACGCAAAAGCTACTCAAAGTTGCTTCAACATTCTGGATCCATAATCAATTTTGAAATCTTCTCCAATGTGAAACCATACATACACTAAGCTACCTCAATTGTGGGGTATGGAAATACCTAAGTGCCAACATAAGGATCTCACAAAAAAGATATACgtcaaaaagaagagaaaaacctATAGGGGATTAAAAAACACATATATTCACTCTCAGCCAATAAAATCCACTGAAACCACAATATGgactatttcaatttcaataatataaaaaaatgtgaaattttactAAAAGGCGGGGGAAAAAATTAAGCAGATAAACAATaaccaacatattttttttggaattagCCGATAATTTACTAGGTCTTGCGATGAGAAGAGAATAACTCATACCAGTGATGCGAACAAGGGTTTCCCTCCCAGACAAATCAGTGACATGCtgcaatcataaaaaaaaaattaaacatgagatTTCAGATATTGATAGTGGAAGCTAAGACAAATGCATATACTGACGATGAAGGTGTCGTTGAAGGAGGCAAAGATGCGAGCCACGCCGAAAACATGTTCACCGTCTCTAACGGCTGGACCAAGAGTgacattttcctcctttggctCCCTAACCTTTCTCCTCGACTGcacaacaaataaacaaatcTATGGTTAGAGTGAAAAGGGGCGCGAGAGACAAAGAGATTTCATGATCTACGCACCATGGTTGCTGAAGGGCTTCGGAGTTCGGAGATTGATGAAGCTTATTAGGGTTTCAAAGCCAgcgtttttgtttttatacagATCTGGAGTAGGGTTTTGCTGGATGCCCTCCACCTTTTTTCATTTACTCACACTAGTCGCATTTTTTATCCTCTcagttatatatttaaatttgaattaattaaagtatttataatcaatcaatataatttaattttaatattttatgaacattgatttcaattatttcaatattattattattactactattatttcatttgacaattttaattactcataatatactttttttaacattCTTTCTTTATAGTGCAATAATTCTTTTAGTATTGtacttttcattataaaaaatatataatttacttcaacggttaaatttattttaatatattattgataGCATAAAAAGTGGTTAGCCGAAGGAAGCAAGACAGTCGATAGCATGCGGCTAAAAGATGGCCAGTGACCAAACAATTGTTTTATGTAATATTTGCAGAATTGGACTCGAATCAGTAATCAAGATAAAactgattttaataaaatatttttttgatataatatcttagtaatattaaataaaaattaatataatgtacataaatgaataataataaaaagtaaatttaactttttaaaagtgtcatagattaaaatatttctttttttaaccaaaatgatgtaattttgattttttttaaaacaattttaagtaAAACCAGTTAACCCACCAGATTTATCGGTTTTTCATCGGTTCAACGATTTTGAATCAGTTTAagcatattctattttttaaaaagtattaaatcgATAATTGATTTTCGGTTGAATCAGACTTATCTAGGTTTCAAATTAGAGATTTTTAGTCAATAACATAGTAAAATTGAAAGAGTACTTGGGTAAAGCCCATTACCTTTGTTATATTCAAGGCATCCTCTTACCTCACATAATCCCCTATCACTTGAAggtcaaatataatattttgaatttccaCCTCTAAAATCTTAACCTTTTTATGTTGACTTACTTTGTCCACCCCAACACAGAGGATAATCTTAGTAAATGACATTTGCGGTTGATCTAATCCTAATGTGCTTGGGGACATCATAAAGTTTCAAAACCCTTGTAGGCTTTTAAAGCATAGAACCAGTTATGCCATTCAAATTGATATCACACGATGGTGGCAAAAAATCTTTGCTTGTTGAGATGTAATTCCTTCTGAGCCTAGACACTAGTTACACATCATTTACAATTCTTTGTTTCATTAAAGTCATTCTTCATATTGTGTTTGTCCACTGAAAATCATCTTAGCCTTACTTGAGTACGCACGTGATTTCACCatcgataaaaaaatgttatatacagtaaaatgatataatacatgtgttaatatataattacttaaatACTTAACACTTAAATATGTCCCTGGTCCCTCAAATTTAGgtcacttctattttttttctcctaaattaaaatttatttttttagtgtctcaatttcaaaaatatttttagtctttcattCAGTAAAGAAATGTCACAAATTGTGTATGGTTGTATATTgatttcatataatttaaatcaattttatatcgaatttattaattaatcaatctatAATTAGTTTCTAACAAAAAATGAATAGAAAATTTGTAGGGATAAGTAAAttgaaatgaatatatatatatatatatatatatatatatatatatatatatatatatatataatcttaattTAAAAGGGTATTGCAAGACGATTATGAATTTGTAGCTATCATTAAGGCAATACGTATgtataaaactttaaaaaaagataattaaatgaagaaaaattgtCACGTTTGAAAGGTAACTCGGTGAAGAAAGATTTATAGAATCACGACTCACTGAAATAATTATGATTCAATGAAATTAGTATGACTCAATGAAATAATTACGATTCAATGAAATTAGGAAATGAGCTGTAAAAAAAGCAAGAgtgagtgaaaaaaatataaaaaattatagcatgtcatatttttatgatcgcattttattcaataaattttttagaaataaaaatataattaagtagtaaatgttttaaaatgtcagaaggaaaataatttgaaataaatcaaaatacataaaataataattatattatttattttatattttatatttatcatttaatttaacctttaattttaataaatttatttattatttatttactatctccaaatttttactgaataatgcaaaaaaaaaatctaaactttTGGGCCTTAAAGTAGTCGGCCCAAATAAAGAAAAGCTCGAACCCGAGCCCAATgttccaagttaaaagttagggTTTCGAGCTTCTTTAAATACGCAAAAAACCCTACTTTGCTCCTCTTCATCGTAGCGCCAGACtgagaggaagagagagggAGATTCTTTGTTTGCTACCTTCTCTCGGAAAAATGGTTACGTTCAGGGTGCGTAAGATTCACACCATTTGGTGTTCGATTTCATTTTCCTCTGTTAATGATTTTTACGAGGTGGTGTTTTGTTATGTGTATTTGCAGTTTCACCAGTACCAGGTGGTTGGGAGGGCTCTTCCCACGGAAGCAGATCAGCACCCCAAGATCTACCGAATGAAGCTCTGGGCCACCAACGAGGTTCGCGCCAAGTCCAAGTTCTGGTAatgttttgttcctttttattagttttatttttttgagatcCTTGATTTAATGTTTTGCGCCGTGTATTGTTTTCTTAGTTTCCAGCAATCAGATTGAATTGCCTCTGTTTTGAATTCTAGGGTTTAGGGgctgtttttataattttgaatttgttttgctttcaattaGGTATTTTCTGAGGAAACTGAAAAAGGTGAAGAAGAGCAATGGCCAAGTGCTTGCCATCAACGAGGTACAATCTCCTTTAGGCATAGTTTtacttgctttatttttttctatattaatgTACGGATTTTATTGCCTATGGTTTTGGGAAGTTGAAAACTATGGTTaagtaatctttttttttccaagaaTGTGTTATAAGGTGATTTATTTGGTGTTTTACCTTAGTATGCAGTGTGAACTTGGTTTGCTGAAAGTTTAGGgtctttgcaatttttttataataaattgtttaaaaactCACTTGTGGGCAAGATGTTATATTTTCCTATGATAGCTTTTGTGTTGCTTATAGGTTGCATGGAAATTGCGTTTTGTCGTTGTTGCTCactattttaaattgtttttgttgACTTAGAGGTTATCACGGATTCAgcttaatagattttttttaaatggtataCAACTTCAGACAAATTAGCTTATGTACAAACTGTTTCTTGATAACCCATGTTTTCAGTAGTTAAAATtatcttcaaagaaaaaagtGTTCAATGGAAGGtgtcttgtgttttttttaaaagtacttTCAGTGTTACTATTAGAGTCCACTGCCCTgctgaattcaaaatttttatgGAGTAATTTCATAATGTTTGTTTTGCCTGTTGAATTACTTTGTATCATgacatttattaaatttattaatggaCTCCTTGTATGTTTCAAATCTGTTGAAATGCAGATATTTCATAATGTTTAGAGTAGATGCTTATTTTGCTCTATCAATAATCTGTAGAGTTAGCTTGTCATGGCATATTTATTAATTGAGTCCTTGTAATGTTGCCAAGCTGTTTCTGGATTTGCGGATTATTTCAACTCAGTTTGAAATACAATGTTAGTTTTCTGTTGGCTAATTGTGGGTGCTCTGTTctgttgaattattttattttccagatTTTTGAGAAGAACCCAACCAAAATTAAGAACTATGGTATATGGTTGCGGTATCAGAGTAGGACTGGTTACCACAACATGTACAAGGAGTACCGTGACACCACTCTAAACGGTGCAGTTGAGGCAATGTACAATGAAATGGCTTCTCGTCACAGGGTCAGGAGCCCTTGCATCCAAATTATCAAGACTGCGACCATCCCAGCTAAGCTTTGCAAGAGGGAGAGCACCAAGCAATTTCACAATTCCAAAATCAAGTTCCCATTGGTCTACAAGAAAGTTAGACCACCTACCAGAAAGCTGAAGACCACATACAAGGCCAAAAAGCCCAACTTGTTTATGTAACGTGGTTGATGAATGAGTTACAAATACTTGGTGTCTATCAGGCGTTTTTAGTAGAGACGTACCCGTTGGTTTTTTACTGCCAGATTTTGTTTGAGGTTCTTTTAGACTATTTTCATTGGGTTTATCTTTATGTTTCTGTTGGATATTATCTTTTGATCATTTTGATAATTGAGTAGAAttgaacaaaatttatatatatggcTGTTAACCAAGATGTTAATAATTCTGAATATCGCCTACAAGTCACTCGAAGGAATTAGGCTATTGCACCACAGTCGTAATGCAAACATTTTTCGATCTATATCTTAATAGATGCTGTCGAATGACCTGAAATCAGGTTGATTTTTGGATAATCGGTACTGCTGGGTCGATGGAAAATGGATGTAAGAATTGAGTCACTGGGCCAACACTATTTTGTCTTAAACTCGTGTTTTCTCCAGAATCCACATAAGTGCGAGACCGGCATAATTTTGAACAAATTTTAAGTAATGACTCGGtagaaaattgcctaaatctcAAAAAACGGAGTTGACGCTGGCTGCTAAATAACAAATCAAGGAGATGGCTTGTTAAAAAATCTGCAGGGATGAATTTTGATTACGCTCTCGATAATATGCAATTCTAATGGGAGTGTTATTCGATACTAACTTTTTTAGCAATTCAAGGCACCAAAATTGTCATTAGAGATATAACAAGTAATAATAATTAGCCATGAGGAGGAGCCATAGGCATAGCTCTCTACGTAACCAAATTATTAGGaagattaattatttcaaataaattaaaatataaaatgtaatgattttttgaaaatgtttatagtAACCAAATTTGAAGTTATAGTTAAATAATTCAATGTCCTTTTacacttataaattattttaacagtaaatttgtcaaatatttttaatttaattaactaacaaatttattttcagttaattttttagtttttaattaactcgtaagttagttttataaaatacacTCAACTCAACGGAATTGAGAGTAGTAAAATGAAATCTGATTTCATCCGACTATATTAGCATTGTCCATATAGAGGAACCAGATCTTGATTTTGCTTCACCTGGCTATTTCAGTTGTCCTTGCTATGGTTTTGGACTTTTGGTAATAGTGTGTTTTCTTGtcattattttcataattttctttttaatgaattaaaaaattgaaaccatATTTGTGATTTATGAGAAAATGTTGTTTTTCTCTAATGCATTCTACATTATATTTTATGCTTTTGCTTTGATTTTGGAGAGGATAATGAATGAATGGAATGAAActtcaacatattttttaactcAAGCTTCAtagttatattttctattttaaatatatgtaagataaataatttaatttttagttttattttactatcctAATAGTTTGTTTgaccaaaatataattatttattaaatgagtTTATTTCACTAAGTCTTAATAGTTTATTTGATTAtctttttatatgttattttcatttaacattTGAGGCTTATAAGCTCTCAGCTTATTGCTTTTTCCGTGATGGATGAATAATGAATTTACTGGCcttgatattttctttttttggacaTTCaggctaaaattattttatatagctAAAATTCTCTACACCCTGATTGCATTTTATTTACAGTTAATGGACTTTAGTTTCTAatgtccaagaaaaaaaaactaaagatagAGTTACTGATACCTTGTACCATACACTGGATACTAGGGATGTATAATGGTTTTTCTTGTATGGTATATTGGTATATCATCATTCGTCAATGCAACATTTACACGGCTTTATATAAAAGTCAACCATTAAGAGAACCTTTAAAAGAACAAGGTTTTGGACTAACCTTTTCACAGAGGAATATGTTTCTTTCATTGCATTGGTTtacctttttcctataaaaaattgtaatgcgtgtaaaagaaaagaagtgatTCTAGGAATTAAGTGAGTCAAATGTGTACTCCAGACTCTACTCTAGTCAAGATATTCCTCAATGGCAAAGAAGAGTCGTTGACACTTACCATAAGTTGCTTGTTGGAAAGAGAAATACACACAGGAATTTAATTGACTAATATGGGTCTCTCTTTTACATCTTTTCTGGGCCAATAGATAGTTTCCTTTTGTTACAAGTATCGGGTCGTTTTCACTCTATTTTTTGGTGCCTCAAGATGCATTGTTTATATGCAACTGAGAGGTGATTTTATGAAATGTTACAGAGTGCATTCAAGAAAAAGTGAAGCTCGATTGGTGTAATTGTAACCACGTATAATCTTACTAATTCCTGGGTGTATTATGAAATGGTATTATACATGGTTTTACgtattgtatttaattttaatgtttacaCAAAACAAGAACTTGCGGGGATAGTTTAGTTAGGAGAACATTAGACTGAAGATTTGAAGGTcactatttaattattaattaatgcttACCGCAAaagtctattatttatttaaaatttttatatcgAGCATATATTTTTGTAAGTGTATTCACTATTTTTGGATACTATCATACCTAACTATTGGTTAAATTAACTATATTAGAAGAACTTACATTGAGAAAAACCAATGCTTACAAATAAATAATCTCAAGCTGGTGATCGCATCTTCAAAATGAGGCAATGTAACAAGTCTGAGAAGAGGAATAAACATGTTCTAATGATGGGGGACAAGATCGCCTATACAATATGATAGCACTAATATCCTTGTCTTGTTCAACTAATAAATATTCTTGATACGTACTCAAAGATGTTGAGGTTTTTGTAGTTTCCATGAATTTATATACTACTAAATAGGTTTTCAATGTGTCCTTCACGTCTTTTGCACACGTACTGTTGACTTTATCTTACACTCACTCTTTAACCATATATAAATCCACTCCACCATTGCAAATTCAATACCAGTTTCCTTGTCatgagaaatatatatatatatataaactaaaaaatataacgaTGACAAAAATCTTTGACGACAATGAAACAGCTTGCTCAGGATCATTTAAGTGATGAGTAGAGAGAGAGGGTTGAAGTAGAGGAAAACTTGAATGATGCAAGCAACAATAATGCAAACATAAGAACAACATAGCACTGGATGTATGGGAAAAGGGGAAGATTCGTAGCCCATTCAATGGACAGAAAATGCCCCATTGTGGCGTCAACGTGATCCTCCGAAAGGAAGCATCATATGCATAATGGATGTTTAGTAAGTAGCAGGGTGGTCTGCAGTAGTAGTCTCATCTTCGGTCAAAACCCCACCTTTTATAGCCCACTTCCCATGTGAACTTGTTTTATGCATTTACTAACACAAACGGCTAGCTATGACTAGGTCTCCATCACACATTCAAACCTTTCTTCAATCTTTTCAATTCCAAAATGCTACTCTATTCCATCAACTTGATTATAATGAGATtccaaaaagaaacaaaaaaaatatatctagcCAAAGAAGGGCAACATCTAcacataaatttttatgtattacttttttttatcgatGTATTATAGTTGTAAAATATTTACTAGctatataaaaaatctaattagttATCTTAATAGAGCTTACTTTCTActcactttttttattcataaaacttGAACTCACAATATTACATACACAATATTGTGTAAGAGATATGATCCTAATTCTTctaatgatgattttttttttaaaaaaatattttttagtgttATGCATCAATTAAAATTGAGGTTTTATTTGAGTAATAAGTGCCCATTTTATCACATGAATTGTTAAAGCAAAATTTTGATTATGATGggagaataatataaaaaatatataaatataattaaattttttttagagaaaccTATAAGATTCACACAGTGAAATAAGGTTTTACTGTGTTCACATTAAATAAACGATGTATTTAGTGAGATAATTTATGTTCGATTTTTACagtatataaaattttcttgaacAAGTCACAATCACACATCATGAATGAAATTAATCAGTAATCCATTAAATTAGAAGAAACCATTATCTTATGGAGAGAAAAAAGTTTTGACtgttaattagtaaaaaaattacattgttaAATTGTTTGGAAAGACACCAATATCCACGTAGTATTCCTGggatttttttatctatgacatgtacattttttattaaaaaaaaaatactactaacAGAACTCATGCATACACATGATTATGCTAGGTTCACAACGATTGGATTGGTTAAAATCAAGCCTCAACTCATTCCAAAGTTTATGTGATGCTCAATTTCAGGCAatcaatatcaaagagagaataTTTACCCAATTACTAGGTTTCTACTCTACAAAACACCGGCGCAATCTAGCTTATACgccaaacaaacacaaactatatatattataaatcacCGACATTCTTTGTAACTTACGTGAGTGCGTTTTGATATCACAGAATTTGGGCAGTGACATCACCATTCAGAACCTACTTTTTGCCTGCAGCCGGTTTCTCCACCACAGTCAACGAGCCTTTTCCACAGCTCACATTctcttattttgaaatatttattaaaaaaatcttacttGTTTGTCGTTTTTACTAAAATCTTTATtcttaatcatattttatttattcatcagACTCAAAATTAAGATCTTCCTTAATAAGACGAAGTCGAGTGCCACTCAAAGAAACGATCCGGTCATTTTGCTAACAACACAGGTTTGATCCCGTGGACTCTGCACCGTATTAACGCTCTCCACATTGAAAAAAGttaatgtaaaataagtttaattatatatatatatatatatatatatatatatatcgagagagagagaaaagcgtACATACTTTAGTCTAGAATTACATTGCATAAATTAAAGATCActgataaatgataatatatatatatactcacttttaaaatatttttaaaaagttgtttAGTCACATCTTGCACTTGTACCGATGAAAATATCTTTTACCGttcgtttcatttttatatatcgGATCTAGCCGTtggatttttttcttcactttcttTGTGCTGCTGCTTCCCCGCCACAAAATA contains the following coding sequences:
- the LOC114387786 gene encoding 40S ribosomal protein S14-like; translated protein: MSRRKVREPKEENVTLGPAVRDGEHVFGVARIFASFNDTFIHVTDLSGRETLVRITGGMKVKADRDESSPYAAMLAAQDVAARCKELGITALHIRLRATGGNKTKTPGPGAQSALRALARSGMKIGRIEDVTPIPSDSTRRKSGRRGRRL
- the LOC114387785 gene encoding 60S ribosomal protein L18a-like, with product MVTFRFHQYQVVGRALPTEADQHPKIYRMKLWATNEVRAKSKFWYFLRKLKKVKKSNGQVLAINEIFEKNPTKIKNYGIWLRYQSRTGYHNMYKEYRDTTLNGAVEAMYNEMASRHRVRSPCIQIIKTATIPAKLCKRESTKQFHNSKIKFPLVYKKVRPPTRKLKTTYKAKKPNLFM